In Ostrinia nubilalis chromosome 12, ilOstNubi1.1, whole genome shotgun sequence, one DNA window encodes the following:
- the LOC135077067 gene encoding cytochrome c oxidase subunit NDUFA4, with product MQGLSIASLKKHKALIPLYVCTALGCGGAMFYLARLALRSPDVSWSKKSNPEPWEEYRNKQYKFYSPIRDYSKEEGRSPAPKY from the exons ATGCAAGGTCTCAGCATCGCAAGTTTGAAGAAGCACAAGGCT TTGATCCCGCTGTACGTGTGCACGGCGCTGGGCTGCGGCGGGGCCATGTTCTACCTGGCGCGCCTGGCGCTCCGCTCGCCCGACGTTTCCTGGAGCAAGAAGTCCAACCCTGAGCCGTGGGAGGAGTACAGGAACAAGCAATACAAG TTCTACTCTCCCATCAGAGACTACTCCAAGGAAGAAGGACGATCACCAGCACCCAAATACTAA
- the LOC135077065 gene encoding ATP synthase mitochondrial F1 complex assembly factor 1, whose protein sequence is MVMALCSRHFLNSLKRTYYVSSRGLTMTTPNHQKLLEDLEKNPYYEKYSARIAALQKTSPEEFMQRVEQQQSTKEREKTTKFGSVDTRQFSSVLNPKSAIDKGAQAAEKKLDDIFKTELVMDKDASEIQSIWEEYHKNKEVLSATIPGDLYTIIQKNMKEYPTFLFPLPRSQGYEFIMCQSYGHTVHFTPLLAYQVHKENAPECLTTVHYTELKDKGIVLMRGEYDKNVLTAQEAQCLANQFQMYYSNKDTRKQLLLETFTKSPDTFKHMDLVSELENITLV, encoded by the exons ATGGTAATGGCTTTATGCTCTCGGCATTTTCTGAATTCCCTTAAGCGAACCTATTACGTTAGTTCACGAGGTTTAACAATGACCACCCCAAACCATCAAAAGTTATTAGAGGATTTAGAAAAAAATccatattatgaaaaatattctgCACGTATTGCTGCTCTTCAAAAAACTTCACCGGAAGAATTCATGCAGAGAGTGGAACAACAGCAAAGCACAAAAGAAAGAGAGAAAACAACTAAATTTGGATCAGTTGATACTAG GCAATTCTCATCTGTGTTGAATCCAAAGAGTGCTATTGATAAAGGTGCACAAGctgcagaaaaaaaattagatGATATTTTCAAAACAGAACTTGTTATGGATAAAGATGCTTCAGAAATTCAGAGTATTTGGGAGGAATACCACAAAAATAAAGAAGTCTTATCTGCTACCATCCCTGGTGATTTATACACAATCATACAGAAAAATATGAAAGAGTATCCAACTTTCCTGTTCCCTTTGCCACGTTCCCAGGGCTATGAGTTCATTATgtgtcaaagttacggtcataCTGTGCATTTTACACCACTTCTTGCTTATCAG GTCCACAAAGAAAATGCACCCGAGTGCCTGACCACAGTCCACTACACTGAGCTAAAAGACAAAGGCATTGTGCTCATGAGGGGAGAATATGATAAG aaTGTTTTGACTGCACAGGAGGCTCAGTGTTTAGCAAACCAGTTTCAAATGTACTACAGCAATAAAGATACAAGGAAACAACTGTTATTAGAAACATTCACAAAGAGCCCCGATACATTCAAACATATGGATTTAGTATCAGAGTTAGAAAACATAACATTagtttaa